Proteins encoded by one window of Phenylobacterium soli:
- the parC gene encoding DNA topoisomerase IV subunit A, whose protein sequence is MPLDTPPPEGSEPDRIIDEPLSEALSRRYLAYALSVITDRALPDVRDGLKPVQRRVLYAMREMRLNPEATARKCAKVVGEVMGGYHPHGDQAIYDTLVRMAQDFAQRIPLVDGQGNFGNIDGDNAAAMRYTEAKLTAAATLLLDGIDEDAVDFKPTYDGSDDEPVVLPAGFPNLLANGTTGIAVGMATSIPPHNAGELIDACLHLLDQREATTAELMAHVKGPDFPTGGVIVEPEKSLHDIYETGRGGVRVRAKWDKEDLGKGTYQIVITEIPYQVKKADLVEGLAELIELKKAPLLGDVRDESAEDVRLVLEPKSRNVEPEVLMESLFKLSDLETRFSVNLNVLDARGTPGVMNLKQVLTAFLDHRRDVLVRRARHRLEKIEARLHILDGLMIAYLNLDEVIRIVRFEEHPKDKLIETFALSEIQADAILNTRLRQLARLEEMEIRREHAELSEERDGINAMLASDKAQWKLVGQGLKDVKTQLGDLNRRRSIFAEAPQVDAEAAIEAMIVREPITVILSERGWIRAAKGRVEDPSELKFKEGDKLGFLVPAETTDKLLIFASDGRFFTIGCDKLPSARGHGEPLRLMIDLDDKVGIVDVFVHRPGAKRILASKEGYGFILPEEEAIAFRRAGKQVLNGKQALICLPLGGPNGEADQLAVVGDNGKILIFPVAELPEMPRGKGVKLQSYREGGLKDALAFKADDGAAWTTADGRTRQWPEWREWAGRRAAAGKLAPKGFPATKRFRPK, encoded by the coding sequence ATGCCCCTCGACACGCCCCCGCCCGAAGGGTCCGAACCGGACCGCATCATCGACGAGCCGCTTTCCGAGGCGCTGTCGCGGCGCTACCTCGCCTATGCGCTCAGCGTCATCACCGACCGCGCCCTGCCGGACGTGCGCGATGGCCTCAAGCCCGTGCAGCGCCGCGTGCTCTACGCCATGCGCGAGATGCGCCTCAATCCCGAGGCCACCGCCCGCAAGTGCGCCAAGGTGGTCGGCGAGGTGATGGGCGGCTACCACCCGCACGGCGACCAGGCGATCTACGACACCCTCGTGCGCATGGCCCAGGACTTCGCCCAGCGCATCCCGCTGGTCGACGGCCAGGGCAACTTCGGCAACATCGACGGCGATAACGCCGCGGCCATGCGCTACACCGAGGCCAAGCTGACGGCCGCCGCCACGCTTCTCCTCGACGGCATCGACGAGGACGCGGTCGACTTCAAGCCGACCTACGACGGCTCCGACGACGAGCCCGTGGTCCTGCCGGCCGGCTTCCCCAACCTGCTGGCCAACGGCACCACCGGCATCGCGGTCGGCATGGCCACCTCGATCCCGCCGCACAACGCCGGCGAGCTGATCGACGCCTGCCTGCATCTGCTCGACCAGCGCGAAGCCACCACCGCCGAGCTGATGGCCCATGTGAAGGGCCCGGACTTCCCCACCGGCGGCGTCATCGTCGAGCCGGAGAAGTCGCTGCACGACATCTACGAGACCGGCCGCGGCGGGGTCCGCGTGCGCGCCAAGTGGGACAAGGAGGACCTCGGCAAGGGGACCTACCAGATCGTCATCACCGAGATCCCCTACCAGGTGAAGAAGGCCGACCTCGTCGAGGGCCTGGCCGAGCTGATCGAGCTCAAGAAGGCGCCGCTGCTGGGCGACGTGCGCGACGAGAGCGCCGAGGACGTGCGCCTCGTCCTCGAGCCCAAGAGCCGCAACGTCGAGCCCGAGGTGCTGATGGAGAGCCTCTTCAAGCTCTCCGACCTCGAGACCCGCTTCTCGGTCAACCTCAACGTCCTCGACGCCCGCGGCACGCCCGGGGTGATGAACCTCAAGCAGGTCCTCACCGCCTTCCTCGACCACCGCCGCGACGTCCTGGTCCGCCGGGCCCGCCACCGGCTGGAGAAGATCGAGGCCCGCCTCCACATCCTCGACGGCCTGATGATCGCCTACCTCAATCTCGACGAGGTGATCCGCATCGTCCGCTTCGAGGAGCACCCGAAGGACAAGCTGATCGAGACCTTCGCCCTCTCGGAGATCCAGGCCGACGCCATCCTCAACACCCGCCTGCGCCAGCTCGCCCGGCTCGAGGAGATGGAGATCCGCCGCGAGCACGCCGAGCTCAGCGAGGAGCGCGACGGCATCAACGCCATGCTCGCCTCCGACAAGGCCCAGTGGAAGCTGGTGGGGCAGGGGCTGAAGGACGTGAAGACCCAGCTCGGCGACCTCAACCGCCGCCGCTCGATCTTCGCCGAGGCGCCGCAGGTCGACGCCGAGGCCGCCATCGAGGCGATGATCGTGCGCGAGCCGATCACCGTCATCCTCTCCGAGCGCGGCTGGATCCGCGCCGCCAAGGGCCGGGTCGAGGACCCCTCCGAACTCAAGTTCAAGGAGGGCGACAAGCTCGGCTTCCTGGTCCCGGCCGAGACCACCGACAAGCTGCTGATCTTCGCCTCCGACGGCCGCTTCTTCACCATCGGCTGCGACAAGCTCCCCTCGGCGCGCGGCCACGGCGAGCCCCTGCGCCTGATGATCGACCTCGACGACAAGGTCGGCATCGTCGACGTCTTCGTCCACAGGCCCGGCGCCAAGCGCATCCTGGCCAGCAAGGAGGGCTACGGCTTCATCCTGCCGGAGGAGGAGGCGATCGCCTTCCGCCGCGCCGGCAAGCAGGTGCTGAACGGCAAGCAGGCGCTGATCTGCCTGCCGCTGGGCGGCCCCAATGGCGAGGCCGACCAGCTCGCCGTCGTCGGCGACAACGGCAAGATCCTCATCTTCCCCGTCGCCGAGCTCCCCGAGATGCCCCGCGGCAAGGGCGTGAAACTCCAGAGCTACCGCGAAGGCGGCTTGAAGGACGCCCTGGCCTTCAAGGCCGACGACGGCGCCGCCTGGACCACCGCCGACGGCCGCACCCGCCAGTGGCCCGAATGGCGCGAGTGGGCCGGCCGCCGCGCCGCCGCCGGCAAGCTCGCCCCCAAGGGCTTCCCGGCGACCAA
- the recO gene encoding DNA repair protein RecO: MEFEDDAFVLAARAHGETGAVVELLTERHGRHAAFVAGGASKKMRPFLQAGAPVLVRYRARTSDQLGAAQLEPVGEGPAALFDEPLALAGLSAAAAVAAGALPEREPHPGAYLAFQALSQALTVPEIWPAVFVRFEAGLLQELGFGLDLSKCAATGSTDDLVYVSPRTGRAVSRAAGEPYKDRLLTLPPFLLSAQSRLAPGDVAAGLALTAHFLEAFIFNPLNRPLPPARLWLVDRLADAGRL; encoded by the coding sequence ATGGAATTCGAGGACGACGCCTTCGTGCTCGCCGCCCGCGCCCATGGCGAGACCGGCGCGGTGGTCGAGCTCCTGACCGAGCGCCACGGCAGGCACGCCGCCTTCGTGGCCGGCGGGGCGTCGAAGAAGATGCGCCCGTTCCTGCAGGCCGGCGCGCCGGTGCTGGTCCGCTACCGGGCCCGTACCTCCGACCAGCTCGGCGCGGCCCAGCTCGAGCCGGTGGGCGAGGGGCCCGCGGCCCTGTTCGACGAGCCCCTGGCGCTGGCCGGCCTCTCGGCCGCCGCCGCCGTCGCCGCCGGCGCCCTGCCGGAGCGCGAGCCGCATCCCGGCGCCTATCTCGCCTTCCAGGCGCTCAGCCAGGCGCTGACCGTGCCGGAGATCTGGCCGGCCGTCTTCGTGCGCTTCGAGGCGGGCCTCCTGCAGGAGCTGGGCTTCGGCCTCGACCTCTCCAAGTGCGCCGCCACCGGCTCCACCGACGACCTCGTCTACGTCAGCCCGCGCACCGGCCGGGCGGTCTCCAGGGCCGCCGGCGAGCCCTACAAGGACCGCCTGCTGACCCTGCCGCCGTTCCTGCTCTCGGCCCAGTCGCGCCTCGCCCCCGGCGACGTGGCGGCGGGCCTTGCGCTCACAGCCCACTTCCTCGAGGCCTTCATCTTCAACCCGCTCAACCGCCCCCTGCCGCCCGCCAGGCTCTGGCTCGTCGACCGCCTCGCCGACGCCGGGCGGCTGTAG
- a CDS encoding nuclear transport factor 2 family protein — protein sequence MSRAALGIGLALLATPALAAPPARIPEPMAVSGVLDAFHAAAARADGKAYFDLFTPDAVFIGTDAAERWGVEAFRAYAEPMFAKGQGWTYRPRSRHVVIADIPCGCIAWFDELLDSDSYGTTRGTGVLRKTRAGWKIAQYAMTFPIPNALAKDMTGQIRAYEAKAKN from the coding sequence ATGTCTAGGGCCGCGCTCGGGATCGGGCTCGCGCTGCTGGCCACGCCCGCCCTGGCCGCGCCGCCAGCGAGGATCCCCGAGCCGATGGCGGTCTCGGGCGTGCTCGACGCCTTCCACGCCGCCGCCGCCCGCGCCGACGGCAAGGCCTACTTCGACCTCTTCACCCCCGACGCGGTGTTCATCGGCACCGACGCCGCCGAGCGCTGGGGGGTCGAGGCGTTCCGGGCCTACGCCGAGCCGATGTTCGCCAAGGGCCAGGGCTGGACCTATCGGCCGCGCTCGCGCCACGTGGTCATCGCCGACATCCCCTGCGGCTGCATCGCCTGGTTCGACGAGCTGCTCGATTCCGACAGCTACGGCACGACCCGCGGCACGGGCGTGCTCAGGAAGACCAGGGCCGGCTGGAAGATCGCCCAGTACGCCATGACCTTCCCGATCCCCAACGCCCTCGCCAAGGACATGACCGGCCAGATCAGGGCGTACGAGGCCAAGGCCAAGAACTAG